One Ostrea edulis chromosome 2, xbOstEdul1.1, whole genome shotgun sequence genomic region harbors:
- the LOC130051416 gene encoding uncharacterized protein LOC130051416: MPLTKLTPRKEAKCPLCRFKTYDMAEMTRHITECGLKNLERKHSCDREDCNFTTNKMGNLTRHMKRHNEQEAQGVEKVQHITPLPCRNQKNDKEATAESSPLVDCRVGSSASQDAGKGKEISDEEWINADPGDLRSILGDISKTDSEKEVDPNAKQGGKDANIGRIFRKPITPIPVFTPKRKDPLVATSGLPARPMIRRPQVSEIGTQTGKKGSQSRVDHC, encoded by the coding sequence ATGCCTTTAACCAAGCTCACGCCGAGAAAAGAAGCCAAATGCCCATTGTGTCGATTTAAAACGTATGACATGGCGGAAATGACCAGGCACATCACAGAATGTGGGTTAAAGAACCTTGAGAGAAAACACTCCTGTGATAGAGAAGATTGCAACTTTACCACTAATAAGATGGGGAATCTTACAAGACATATGAAGAGACATAATGAGCAGGAAGCGCAGGGTGTTGAGAAAGTTCAACACATCACACCTTTACCTTGCAGAAACCAGAAAAATGACAAGGAAGCAACAGCTGAGAGCTCACCTTTAGTGGACTGCAGAGTAGGAAGTAGTGCCTCACAGGATGCTGGTAAAGGAAAGGAAATCTCGGACGAGGAATGGATAAATGCCGACCCAGGGGATCTGCGAAGCATACTCGGCGATATTTCTAAGACTGATAGTGAAAAGGAAGTGGATCCAAATGCAAAACAAGGTGGAAAGGACGCAAACATTGGAAGAATATTTCGGAAACCTATCACTCCAATACCGGTATTTACTCCAAAGCGTAAGGACCCTCTTGTAGCAACGTCTGGACTTCCAGCACGCCCTATGATAAGAAGACCCCAGGTCTCTGAGATTGGTACGCAAACAGGAAAAAAAGGTTCGCAGAGTAGAGTGGACCATTGCTAA
- the LOC125681668 gene encoding POU domain protein 2-like isoform X1, with protein sequence MNSETTADTVTIGSNGQTESKPVNTLTNVGATLQQQLQSALLAQQFPLATAGAQTGFLIQNPYGQPAVIPVSAGLPTAGIQIADLQQLQQLTQQLTQQQQQLQLQQIQQQVTNTPSASSANTTTVVTQQAPITSATSQPAQQIQATPLATTTTLQGLAGALQGTQQLVFLNPAQLTTGLQPLLIQNQGIPVLTAATLASLTQQVQQQQQQQTQQPQQPAAAVLQQLQQLQNANTQPLQIQVSATPPAPQPGTPVKVQNTMTKISNSSQIVLPAVSTANAVVKSSPEELSAAGVVDEIPPEENIDLEELEQFAKTFKRRRIELGFTQGDVGLAMGKLYGNDFSQTTISRFEALNLSFKNMCKLKPLLQKWLKDADTMCANLNTPVGGSPGGNGNSLSPESVARRRKKRTSIETNIRVALEKSFQQNPKPSSEEITGVADQLNMEKEVVRVWFCNRRQKQKRINPPSNFNAQLSSPLSPPITPVQVVATPTNQLTTPNSQNTMTLPTIISSSTGATIVAASTPSSMPGTNQNFIMAKLAPTSTSGSNQVILTQALPTTVSTAQGISLQPTQQIIPQKIEFTTS encoded by the exons aCAAATGTTGGTGCAACATTGCAACAACAATTGCAGTCAGCATTATTGGCTCAGCAGTTCCCACTCGCAACGGCAGGAGCACAAACTGGTTTCCTGATTCAGAACCCATATGGACAACCAGCTGTG ATTCCAGTATCTGCTGGCCTACCCACTGCTGGTATACAGATAGCTGATCTCCAGCAGCTGCAACAACTGACACAGCAACTTACTCAGCAACAACAGCAACTTCAACTACAGCAG ATTCAACAACAGGTGACCAACACGCCAAGCGCCAGTTCTGCTAACACAACAACAGTGGTCACTCAACAGGCCCCTATCACATCTGCCACTTCTCAACCAGCACAGCAAATCCAGGCCACTCCTCTAGCTACCACCACCACTCTGCAGGGGCTGGCAGGTGCCCTACAGGGAACCCAGCAGTTGGTATTTCTCAACCCTGCACAACTCACCACTGGGCTCCAGCCACTTTTGATTCAAAACCAG GGAATTCCAGTGTTAACTGCAGCCACTTTGGCCTCTCTAACACAGCAAGTTCAACAGCAACAACAGCAACAAACACAGCAGCCTCAACAACCAGCAGCTGCTGTGTTGCAACAGCTTCAGCAACTGCAGAATGCAAATACACAACCACTTCAG ATCCAGGTTTCTGCAACTCCACCAGCTCCACAGCCTGGAACTCCTGTTAAGGTCCAAAATACAATGACCAAAATATCCAATTCCTCCCAGATTGTTTTACCTGCAGTGTCCACTGCCAATGCTGTTGTCAAGTCTTCCCCTGAAGAACTGTCTGCTGCTGGTGTTGTGGACGAGATACCCCCA GAAGAAAACATTGACTTGGAAGAACTTGAGCAGTTTGCAAAAACTTTCAAAAGAAGGAGAATAGAATTAG GTTTCACCCAAGGTGATGTTGGCTTAGCTATGGGGAAACTTTATGGAAATGATTTCAGCCAAACAACCATATCAAGATTTGAAGCTTTGAACCTGAGCTTTAAGAATATGTGCAAGTTGAAACCACTTTTACAGAAGTGGCTTAAGGATGCGGACACAATGTGTGCCAATTTAAATACCCCTGTGGGAGGAAGTCCTGGAGGCAATGGCAACAGTCTGTCTCCTGAATCAGTGGCCAGAAGGAGGAAAAAGAGGACAAGTATAGAGACTAATATTCGAGTGGCTCTGGAAAAAAGTTTTCAGCAGAACCCCAAACCTTCCTCGGAGGAAATCACTGGTGTTGCAGACCAACTGAATATGGAGAAAGAGGTTGTGCGAGTGTGGTTTTGTAATCGTAGACAAAAACAGAAGAGGATTAATCCTCCATCAAATTTTAACGCACAGCTCTCATCCCCTCTGTCTCCGCCAATCACTCCTGTTCAAGTGGTAGCTACGCCTACAAATCAGTTAACCACACCCAATTCACAAAACACTATGACTCTTCCCACCATCATCAGTTCTTCCACAGGTGCCACTATTGTTGCTGCATCCACACCCTCCTCTATGCCAGGGACCAATCAAAACTTTATAATGGCCAAATTAGCGCCTACTTCTACCTCGGGATCCAATCAGGTCATTTTGACACAAGCATTACCAACGACAGTATCTACTGCCCAGGGAATTTCTCTTCAACCAACTCAACAAATCATCCCACAGAAAATAGAATTTACTACTTCATGA
- the LOC125681668 gene encoding POU domain protein 2-like isoform X2, producing MNSETTADTVTIGSNGQTESKPTNVGATLQQQLQSALLAQQFPLATAGAQTGFLIQNPYGQPAVIPVSAGLPTAGIQIADLQQLQQLTQQLTQQQQQLQLQQIQQQVTNTPSASSANTTTVVTQQAPITSATSQPAQQIQATPLATTTTLQGLAGALQGTQQLVFLNPAQLTTGLQPLLIQNQGIPVLTAATLASLTQQVQQQQQQQTQQPQQPAAAVLQQLQQLQNANTQPLQIQVSATPPAPQPGTPVKVQNTMTKISNSSQIVLPAVSTANAVVKSSPEELSAAGVVDEIPPEENIDLEELEQFAKTFKRRRIELGFTQGDVGLAMGKLYGNDFSQTTISRFEALNLSFKNMCKLKPLLQKWLKDADTMCANLNTPVGGSPGGNGNSLSPESVARRRKKRTSIETNIRVALEKSFQQNPKPSSEEITGVADQLNMEKEVVRVWFCNRRQKQKRINPPSNFNAQLSSPLSPPITPVQVVATPTNQLTTPNSQNTMTLPTIISSSTGATIVAASTPSSMPGTNQNFIMAKLAPTSTSGSNQVILTQALPTTVSTAQGISLQPTQQIIPQKIEFTTS from the exons aCAAATGTTGGTGCAACATTGCAACAACAATTGCAGTCAGCATTATTGGCTCAGCAGTTCCCACTCGCAACGGCAGGAGCACAAACTGGTTTCCTGATTCAGAACCCATATGGACAACCAGCTGTG ATTCCAGTATCTGCTGGCCTACCCACTGCTGGTATACAGATAGCTGATCTCCAGCAGCTGCAACAACTGACACAGCAACTTACTCAGCAACAACAGCAACTTCAACTACAGCAG ATTCAACAACAGGTGACCAACACGCCAAGCGCCAGTTCTGCTAACACAACAACAGTGGTCACTCAACAGGCCCCTATCACATCTGCCACTTCTCAACCAGCACAGCAAATCCAGGCCACTCCTCTAGCTACCACCACCACTCTGCAGGGGCTGGCAGGTGCCCTACAGGGAACCCAGCAGTTGGTATTTCTCAACCCTGCACAACTCACCACTGGGCTCCAGCCACTTTTGATTCAAAACCAG GGAATTCCAGTGTTAACTGCAGCCACTTTGGCCTCTCTAACACAGCAAGTTCAACAGCAACAACAGCAACAAACACAGCAGCCTCAACAACCAGCAGCTGCTGTGTTGCAACAGCTTCAGCAACTGCAGAATGCAAATACACAACCACTTCAG ATCCAGGTTTCTGCAACTCCACCAGCTCCACAGCCTGGAACTCCTGTTAAGGTCCAAAATACAATGACCAAAATATCCAATTCCTCCCAGATTGTTTTACCTGCAGTGTCCACTGCCAATGCTGTTGTCAAGTCTTCCCCTGAAGAACTGTCTGCTGCTGGTGTTGTGGACGAGATACCCCCA GAAGAAAACATTGACTTGGAAGAACTTGAGCAGTTTGCAAAAACTTTCAAAAGAAGGAGAATAGAATTAG GTTTCACCCAAGGTGATGTTGGCTTAGCTATGGGGAAACTTTATGGAAATGATTTCAGCCAAACAACCATATCAAGATTTGAAGCTTTGAACCTGAGCTTTAAGAATATGTGCAAGTTGAAACCACTTTTACAGAAGTGGCTTAAGGATGCGGACACAATGTGTGCCAATTTAAATACCCCTGTGGGAGGAAGTCCTGGAGGCAATGGCAACAGTCTGTCTCCTGAATCAGTGGCCAGAAGGAGGAAAAAGAGGACAAGTATAGAGACTAATATTCGAGTGGCTCTGGAAAAAAGTTTTCAGCAGAACCCCAAACCTTCCTCGGAGGAAATCACTGGTGTTGCAGACCAACTGAATATGGAGAAAGAGGTTGTGCGAGTGTGGTTTTGTAATCGTAGACAAAAACAGAAGAGGATTAATCCTCCATCAAATTTTAACGCACAGCTCTCATCCCCTCTGTCTCCGCCAATCACTCCTGTTCAAGTGGTAGCTACGCCTACAAATCAGTTAACCACACCCAATTCACAAAACACTATGACTCTTCCCACCATCATCAGTTCTTCCACAGGTGCCACTATTGTTGCTGCATCCACACCCTCCTCTATGCCAGGGACCAATCAAAACTTTATAATGGCCAAATTAGCGCCTACTTCTACCTCGGGATCCAATCAGGTCATTTTGACACAAGCATTACCAACGACAGTATCTACTGCCCAGGGAATTTCTCTTCAACCAACTCAACAAATCATCCCACAGAAAATAGAATTTACTACTTCATGA